A stretch of the Sulfurospirillum sp. UCH001 genome encodes the following:
- a CDS encoding aminotransferase class V-fold PLP-dependent enzyme, producing the protein MGFTTKALHAKPTNKDTYGAMRFPIYQSSAFEFEKAEDLEAVFKGQKMGHVYTRSSNPSIEEFELKVKTISGAFGVIATATGMAAISNALFALVKSGDNIITTSFLFGNTLSLFQTLFSDFDVEVRYVDVNDLEAIKKNIDARTRLLFCESVSNPQLIVPDFLAIKSVLKEYNIPLIVDTTMTPWNIFDARKNGVDVEIISATKYLSGGGHVLGGLIVDNGTFNWKNHANLEPFFKKFGPFAFMARLRKETFRNLGATLTAQSAYLLSLGLETLDLRVQRSCSNALAVAKHLQERSEVISVDYPLLEGSRAYANASKQFSGGGAIVTFSLANKEKAYTFLNNLSIIKRGTNIQDNKSLAIAPYHTIYAEYSDEQKASYELNEGMIRLSVGIEDLEDLIADIDKALEISAS; encoded by the coding sequence ATGGGATTTACCACCAAAGCATTGCATGCCAAACCAACAAATAAAGATACTTATGGCGCAATGCGCTTTCCCATCTACCAAAGCTCAGCCTTTGAGTTTGAAAAAGCAGAAGATTTGGAGGCCGTTTTTAAAGGTCAAAAGATGGGACATGTTTACACACGCTCTTCAAACCCTTCTATTGAAGAGTTTGAACTCAAAGTTAAAACTATCAGCGGTGCTTTTGGAGTTATCGCTACGGCAACAGGTATGGCAGCCATTTCAAATGCTCTTTTTGCGCTGGTAAAAAGTGGTGACAACATCATCACGACGAGTTTCCTTTTTGGCAACACACTCTCTTTGTTCCAAACACTGTTCAGTGATTTTGATGTGGAAGTACGCTATGTTGATGTGAACGATCTTGAGGCTATTAAGAAAAATATCGATGCTAGAACACGTCTTCTTTTTTGCGAAAGTGTGAGCAATCCACAACTCATCGTACCTGATTTCTTGGCTATCAAGAGCGTGCTTAAAGAATATAACATTCCATTGATCGTCGATACGACAATGACACCATGGAATATCTTCGATGCCCGCAAAAATGGTGTTGATGTGGAGATTATCTCTGCAACAAAATACCTCAGTGGTGGTGGTCATGTTTTAGGTGGACTTATTGTTGACAATGGTACGTTTAATTGGAAAAATCATGCAAACTTGGAACCATTTTTCAAAAAATTTGGTCCTTTTGCTTTTATGGCACGCCTTCGTAAAGAGACTTTTAGAAACCTTGGAGCTACACTTACAGCTCAAAGTGCATACCTGTTAAGTCTTGGTCTTGAAACATTGGATTTAAGAGTTCAAAGAAGTTGTTCCAATGCTCTTGCCGTTGCAAAACATCTCCAAGAAAGAAGCGAGGTCATAAGTGTTGACTACCCACTTTTAGAGGGTTCTCGCGCTTATGCCAATGCTTCAAAACAGTTTAGTGGTGGTGGGGCGATCGTAACGTTTAGCCTTGCAAATAAAGAGAAAGCCTACACATTTTTAAATAATCTTTCTATCATCAAGCGCGGAACAAACATTCAAGACAATAAATCGCTTGCCATTGCTCCGTATCATACGATTTATGCTGAGTACAGCGATGAGCAAAAAGCTTCGTATGAACTCAATGAGGGAATGATTCGTCTTTCTGTAGGTATCGAGGATTTGGAAGACTTGATCGCCGACATCGATAAAGCACTTGAAATTTCTGCCTCATAA
- the mnmA gene encoding tRNA 2-thiouridine(34) synthase MnmA, with translation MKIALLMSGGIDSSYSAYLLKQEGHEVVGIYLKLHEDENKHKINIANIEKVSHHLGIETHIIDAKALFKEHVYDYFVRSYEQGLTPNPCAFCNPRMKFGFAFEKAMELGCEKIATGHYARVKDGHIQEAYDMSKDQSYFLFGLKKEVIEKILFPLGGMKKEDIKPIALEKLPWLGTLETYKESQEICFVTDTYIEVLKKHLNVDQKGVVKDTSGKVIGEHKGYMHYTIGKRKGLTINGAHDPHFVVGIDAKTNTVVAGTKEELLQKRVVASNFSLPDDFKEGIYGVKVRYRSPQAKAHVKIEGDKIIAELETGVYGLASGQALVVYQDDLVLGGGWIEA, from the coding sequence ATGAAAATTGCACTACTAATGAGCGGAGGAATTGACTCAAGTTATTCTGCTTATCTGTTAAAACAAGAAGGTCATGAGGTTGTGGGAATTTATCTTAAACTTCATGAAGATGAGAATAAACACAAAATTAACATCGCCAATATTGAAAAAGTGAGCCACCATCTGGGCATTGAAACACACATCATCGATGCTAAGGCTCTTTTTAAAGAACATGTCTATGACTACTTTGTGCGCTCCTATGAACAAGGGTTAACGCCCAACCCATGTGCCTTTTGTAACCCAAGAATGAAATTTGGTTTTGCGTTTGAAAAGGCAATGGAACTTGGCTGTGAAAAAATCGCAACAGGGCATTATGCCAGAGTAAAAGACGGTCATATCCAAGAAGCGTATGACATGAGCAAAGACCAAAGCTACTTCCTTTTTGGACTCAAAAAAGAGGTCATTGAAAAGATTCTTTTTCCACTCGGTGGCATGAAAAAAGAGGACATTAAACCTATCGCTCTTGAAAAACTGCCTTGGCTTGGAACGCTTGAAACCTACAAAGAGTCTCAAGAGATCTGCTTTGTGACAGACACCTACATTGAGGTTTTAAAAAAACATCTCAATGTCGATCAAAAAGGTGTTGTCAAAGATACCAGTGGCAAAGTCATTGGAGAACACAAAGGCTACATGCACTACACCATCGGTAAACGAAAAGGTCTTACCATCAATGGTGCACATGACCCACATTTTGTTGTGGGCATTGATGCTAAAACCAACACTGTTGTTGCAGGTACCAAAGAAGAACTTCTTCAAAAACGTGTCGTAGCCAGTAACTTCTCTTTGCCTGATGATTTTAAAGAGGGAATTTATGGTGTGAAAGTACGCTACAGAAGCCCACAAGCAAAAGCACATGTAAAAATTGAGGGTGATAAAATCATCGCAGAATTAGAAACAGGCGTTTACGGTCTTGCAAGCGGTCAAGCGCTTGTGGTTTACCAAGACGATTTAGTCTTAGGCGGCGGTTGGATCGAAGCGTAA
- a CDS encoding sulfite exporter TauE/SafE family protein — MEILLISSVALVASLLTFFSGFGLGTLLMPIIALFFPLPIAIAITAIVHFSNNLLKFALLARYSNFPILLRFGIPAVIFAFLGAWCLESLSEWKWEFVYTFFDITGHVTPLKVIIGLVIALFLVLESNSTLHVPSAFKKLWLGGMLSGFFGGLSGHQGAFRSLFLTQNALSKEVFLATGVSIAVVVDLSRLSLYASHWQSALAQWQMIVVAIVSAFIGTLIGKYFLKKVSIEFIRFVVAWMLGSVAFLLILGVL, encoded by the coding sequence ATGGAGATATTACTTATTTCAAGTGTCGCCTTGGTGGCTTCACTACTTACTTTTTTCTCCGGTTTTGGTTTAGGCACATTGCTTATGCCCATTATTGCGCTCTTTTTTCCGCTTCCTATCGCTATTGCGATAACGGCGATTGTTCACTTTTCCAATAACCTTCTTAAATTTGCGCTTCTTGCTCGCTATAGCAATTTTCCTATCTTACTTCGTTTTGGCATTCCTGCGGTTATCTTTGCCTTTTTAGGAGCATGGTGTTTGGAATCTTTAAGTGAGTGGAAATGGGAATTTGTTTACACCTTTTTTGACATTACCGGACACGTGACACCACTTAAAGTGATTATCGGCTTGGTGATAGCTCTCTTTTTAGTCTTGGAGTCAAACTCAACACTGCATGTTCCAAGTGCTTTCAAAAAGCTTTGGCTTGGAGGAATGCTCAGTGGGTTTTTTGGAGGACTTAGTGGTCATCAAGGTGCTTTTCGTAGTCTTTTTTTAACCCAAAATGCTCTCTCCAAAGAGGTTTTTTTAGCCACTGGTGTGAGCATTGCCGTTGTTGTGGATCTTTCTCGTTTGAGTTTGTATGCAAGCCATTGGCAAAGTGCACTTGCTCAGTGGCAGATGATCGTAGTGGCGATAGTCAGTGCTTTTATAGGAACATTGATTGGAAAGTATTTTCTTAAAAAAGTGAGTATTGAGTTTATTCGCTTTGTGGTAGCGTGGATGTTGGGGAGTGTGGCTTTTTTACTGATTTTAGGGGTTTTGTAG
- a CDS encoding ethylbenzene dehydrogenase-related protein, whose product MKKLSSMVLASAILGGTTLFGAGIATLESVKGTPASLDASDAAWTKAKEISVPLTETPYKPDGYKGMLKSTAVIKSLYDDKNIYIKLQYDDPTYSIDRQPWVKQEDGSWKQLKVLDQAGQDNTYYEDKAALFWNINTKGFEKKGCAIACHITKDGKNNGFDDTSAGRKYTNNPGETIDMWHWKGVRTGLSFNQTHDQYVDSTNDPKLNKEWGRKGDAQESGGYKNNINEAKTGPAFMNKDPKDNAIGSIKDENKVPFVDTFKPGDKIPGPIVTKHTGSAGDIETSAVWKDGKWTLVMKRALVTTAPKDAEQDVQFNDLKKPYFFGVAAFDNSQINHVYHDGAIELKFK is encoded by the coding sequence ATGAAGAAATTATCTTCTATGGTTTTGGCAAGTGCTATCTTGGGAGGAACAACTCTGTTTGGGGCAGGTATTGCGACATTGGAGAGTGTGAAAGGCACACCTGCAAGTCTTGATGCGAGTGATGCTGCTTGGACAAAAGCAAAAGAGATCAGTGTTCCACTTACAGAAACGCCTTATAAGCCTGATGGTTACAAGGGAATGCTTAAATCAACCGCAGTGATTAAATCACTTTATGATGATAAAAATATCTACATCAAACTCCAGTATGATGACCCAACATACAGTATAGACAGACAACCGTGGGTCAAACAAGAAGATGGCTCATGGAAACAGCTTAAAGTGTTAGATCAAGCAGGTCAAGACAATACGTACTATGAAGACAAAGCGGCACTTTTCTGGAATATCAACACCAAAGGCTTTGAGAAAAAAGGGTGTGCTATCGCCTGTCACATTACCAAAGATGGCAAAAATAATGGTTTTGATGATACCTCTGCGGGTCGAAAATATACCAACAATCCAGGTGAAACTATCGATATGTGGCACTGGAAAGGGGTAAGAACGGGCTTGTCATTTAATCAAACGCATGACCAGTATGTGGACAGCACCAATGATCCAAAACTCAATAAAGAGTGGGGAAGAAAAGGTGATGCGCAAGAGAGTGGCGGCTATAAAAACAACATCAATGAGGCAAAAACAGGTCCTGCTTTTATGAATAAAGACCCAAAAGATAATGCCATTGGTTCGATCAAAGACGAGAACAAAGTTCCGTTTGTAGATACCTTCAAACCTGGTGATAAAATTCCTGGACCAATCGTCACTAAACATACAGGTTCAGCAGGTGACATTGAAACGAGTGCGGTTTGGAAAGATGGTAAGTGGACACTGGTTATGAAAAGAGCCCTTGTGACAACTGCCCCAAAAGATGCTGAGCAAGATGTACAGTTTAATGATCTTAAAAAGCCGTATTTCTTTGGTGTAGCGGCATTTGACAACTCTCAAATCAACCATGTTTACCATGATGGAGCGATTGAGTTAAAATTTAAGTAA
- a CDS encoding response regulator transcription factor, which produces MKLLIIEDDPKIISFVQKGLQEEGFIVDAASDGEEGLYLAEQYTYDLLIIDWMLPKLDGLKICEKLREKKNLTPILMLTAKTSVEERILGLGCGADDYLVKPFVFAELVARIRSLLRRSSYNFNECLTLDTLEVNVSKRVVTRSKNPITLTSKEFDILVYLLLNQNTIITHTQLQEKIWGINETTSSNIINVFIHHLRHKIDIEGEKPLIKTIRGSGYKIESL; this is translated from the coding sequence ATGAAACTTTTAATCATTGAAGACGATCCAAAAATTATTTCTTTTGTTCAAAAAGGGCTCCAAGAAGAGGGGTTTATCGTTGATGCAGCTAGTGATGGAGAAGAAGGACTCTATCTGGCTGAGCAGTACACATATGACCTTCTTATTATTGATTGGATGCTGCCAAAACTCGATGGTTTGAAAATCTGTGAAAAATTACGCGAGAAAAAAAACCTGACTCCCATTTTAATGCTCACTGCAAAAACCAGTGTGGAAGAGCGTATTTTAGGGCTTGGATGTGGGGCGGATGATTATTTGGTAAAGCCTTTTGTTTTTGCAGAACTCGTAGCACGCATACGCTCTTTGCTTCGTCGTTCATCGTATAACTTCAATGAATGTTTAACCCTCGATACACTCGAAGTCAATGTCTCTAAAAGAGTGGTAACACGCTCCAAAAACCCTATCACGCTTACCTCTAAAGAGTTTGATATTTTGGTCTATCTTCTTCTCAATCAAAATACAATCATCACCCATACACAACTTCAAGAGAAAATCTGGGGTATAAACGAAACCACATCGAGCAATATTATTAACGTTTTTATTCACCATCTACGCCATAAAATTGACATAGAAGGTGAAAAACCTCTTATCAAAACCATTCGTGGTTCTGGTTATAAAATAGAATCTCTTTAA
- a CDS encoding cell wall metabolism sensor histidine kinase WalK, with translation MQIILFVYGLSFFILGVLVLFVQTKESTIFFARKIWLLGVFALLHAFVEWVFLYMYLYPNYESLLSPIKFILLLLSYLFLFEFSRFIVRESFKDNTSKLHFLHTLYAAPVIYIISLSSLLGLIIIQPSLDGAIAAIRYTYGFFGSLFLGIGLYYYGESLKKSEYVERLKIYFKVPGVAFICYALLAGIAVSPTQYFPGNTINTTWFLETFGIPVQFFRALCALVITICSIKALQIFSDETHLKMVRSLKQIKRFSSDVSHELKTPLTAMKGEIEVALKEPRSQEEYQTILRSTLEEVDTLQSIVKNLLMLTYLEKESLKTKFTPQNLDDVLLKAIEDLIIIGSQKNIIFEIGTLESLVVNGDEILLKTVFSNLIENAIKYSPNHTTVSLSLTSSNRMACFHIEDEGNGIDEEKLSLIFERFYRADDSRSKQIKGFGLGLSIVQQIVDVHDGIIHVKNRKPKGLEIEVMLPLVS, from the coding sequence ATGCAAATTATCCTCTTTGTTTACGGACTCTCTTTTTTTATCTTAGGGGTTTTGGTTCTCTTTGTACAAACGAAAGAGAGTACCATTTTCTTCGCTCGCAAAATTTGGTTACTGGGTGTATTCGCACTTCTGCACGCTTTTGTCGAGTGGGTTTTTCTTTATATGTACCTCTATCCAAATTATGAATCTCTCTTAAGCCCTATAAAATTCATTTTGCTGTTACTTTCGTATCTTTTTTTATTTGAATTCTCACGTTTTATCGTCAGAGAAAGTTTTAAAGACAACACATCGAAGCTTCATTTTCTGCATACACTCTATGCGGCACCCGTCATTTACATTATCAGTCTTTCTAGTCTTTTAGGATTGATTATCATACAACCTTCCTTAGATGGTGCCATTGCGGCTATTCGCTACACCTATGGCTTTTTTGGCTCTTTGTTTTTGGGTATTGGGCTCTATTATTACGGAGAATCGCTCAAAAAAAGCGAGTATGTTGAACGCCTCAAAATTTATTTTAAAGTACCTGGCGTTGCGTTTATTTGTTATGCTCTTTTAGCGGGTATTGCTGTTTCACCTACACAATATTTTCCAGGAAACACCATCAATACCACATGGTTTTTAGAAACTTTTGGTATTCCTGTGCAGTTTTTTAGGGCACTCTGCGCCTTGGTTATTACTATCTGTTCTATCAAAGCCTTACAGATTTTTAGTGATGAAACCCATCTGAAGATGGTCAGATCCCTCAAACAAATCAAGCGTTTTTCTTCAGATGTTTCACACGAACTCAAAACACCACTCACGGCGATGAAAGGGGAAATCGAAGTTGCTCTTAAAGAGCCTAGAAGCCAAGAGGAGTACCAAACGATTTTACGCTCTACGCTTGAAGAAGTCGATACACTGCAAAGCATTGTTAAAAACCTTTTGATGCTCACCTATCTTGAAAAAGAGTCTTTGAAAACCAAATTTACCCCGCAAAATTTAGATGATGTGCTGCTTAAAGCGATTGAAGATCTTATCATCATTGGGTCGCAAAAAAATATTATATTTGAAATTGGAACCTTAGAATCCCTTGTGGTAAACGGCGATGAAATTTTGCTCAAAACCGTCTTTTCCAATCTCATCGAAAATGCGATTAAATACAGTCCAAACCATACCACTGTCTCTCTTTCACTCACATCTTCCAATCGGATGGCATGTTTTCACATCGAGGATGAAGGTAATGGAATTGATGAAGAAAAACTGAGTCTTATCTTTGAGCGCTTTTACCGTGCAGATGACTCACGCTCAAAACAAATCAAAGGGTTTGGACTTGGACTCTCCATCGTTCAGCAAATTGTTGATGTTCATGATGGAATAATTCACGTTAAAAATAGAAAGCCTAAAGGACTTGAAATCGAAGTCATGCTTCCTTTAGTTTCCTAA